A window from Lagopus muta isolate bLagMut1 chromosome 5, bLagMut1 primary, whole genome shotgun sequence encodes these proteins:
- the IER5 gene encoding immediate early response gene 5 protein: MEFKLEAHRIVSISLGKIYSARGQRGGLKLHKNLLVSLVLRSARQVYLSEPGCPPEPPPAACGPPAEPSPPCPAAAPVAWAPAEPEAPRFGRRLPDADCGSSQRCCSWDGCRCGPDAEGPGEARRCAVPPLCPRKRSAAEMEQQGSPLKKPRREAEESPPPQGEQEDMETGNVASLISIFGSSFSGLLSKESQGRRRPSRDGSEESTAEPGQICCDQRVLRTLNPWSTAIVAF; this comes from the coding sequence ATGGAGTTCAAGCTGGAAGCGCACCGCATCGTCAGCATCTCGCTGGGCAAGATCTACAGCGCACGGGGCCAGCGCGGCGGCCTGAAGCTCCACAAGAACCTCCTGGTGTCGCTGGTGCTGCGCAGCGCCCGCCAGGTCTACCTGAGCGAGCCGGGCTGCCCTCCCgagccgccccccgccgcctgCGGGCCGCCCGCGGAGCCCTCTCCTCCTTgtcccgccgccgcccccgTCGCCTGGGCGCCCGCAGAGCCGGAGGCGCCGAGGTTCGGCCGGCGATTGCCCGACGCGGACTGCGGGAGCTCCCAACGCTGCTGCTCGTGGGACGGCTGCCGCTGCGGGCCGGACGCTGAGGGGCCCGGCGAGGCGCGGCGCTGCGCTGTGCCCCCGCTCTGCCCCCGGAAGCGGAGCGCCGCGGAGATGGAACAGCAGGGCTCGCCGCTGAAAAAGCCGCGCCGAGAGGCGGAGGAGTCGCCGCCCCCGCAGGGCGAGCAGGAGGACATGGAGACGGGCAACGTGGCCAGCCTCATCAGCATCTTCGGCTCCAGCTTCTCGGGACTGCTCAGCAAGGAGTCCCAGGGCCGCCGGCGGCCGAGCCGCGACGGCAGCGAGGAGTCGACCGCGGAGCCGGGGCAGATCTGTTGCGACCAACGCGTGCTGCGGACCCTCAACCCCTGGAGCACGGCCATCGTGGCCTTCTGA